A window of bacterium contains these coding sequences:
- a CDS encoding CRTAC1 family protein produces the protein MVKSKSLVILSTFVAAALCLAGPASAMTFADVTSSSGADDKGRGKGVAFADVDGDGDYDLYISNKGGASRLLRNDSTPGNIAFTEVTDEAGAANTGFAMGSAFADVDNDGRPDLFIAKGGQREIEANRLLRNVSTPGHIKFVDISVEAGIATKDFTYQGAFADYDNDGRLDLFTANYGVGVKNRLFRNDSTPGNVKFTEVSAKAGVGAPGWSWAATWADVDGDGWQDLYVVRGRYPAGEPNLMYRNNHDGTFAEIGRETGLNDPNWGLGAAWADVDNDGRLDLYLSNYVGGNKLFHNDGNWKFSDITKVAGVDKHGWGKGPTFADINHDGSLDLYEGDCKVGNTLYVNDGKGRFTDVTGRFPFMELDGIRTKGTAFTDLDGDGDMDLYVVTWNVPNRVYRNDQNDKGFIKVRLAGTISNRMAIGSTARVYDAGFAEDQKHFRGMRELRTATGFCAQEGQELHFGVAPGGTFDVVVNFPSGVKVVQRGVKAGTVLAIEEPNAVAKK, from the coding sequence ATGGTGAAGTCGAAATCCCTCGTGATTCTGAGTACTTTCGTGGCGGCGGCGCTGTGCCTTGCCGGGCCGGCTTCCGCCATGACGTTCGCCGACGTGACCTCCAGCTCCGGTGCCGACGACAAGGGCCGGGGCAAGGGGGTGGCGTTCGCCGACGTCGACGGCGACGGGGACTACGACCTCTACATTTCGAACAAGGGCGGCGCCAGCAGGCTACTGCGCAATGACAGCACGCCTGGGAACATCGCGTTCACCGAGGTCACGGACGAGGCCGGCGCGGCGAACACCGGGTTCGCGATGGGCTCGGCCTTCGCGGACGTCGACAACGACGGGCGCCCGGACCTGTTCATCGCCAAGGGCGGCCAGCGCGAGATCGAGGCCAACCGGCTGCTGCGCAACGTAAGCACCCCGGGCCACATCAAGTTCGTCGACATCTCGGTCGAGGCCGGGATCGCCACGAAGGACTTCACCTACCAGGGCGCCTTCGCGGACTACGACAACGACGGCCGCCTCGACCTGTTCACGGCCAACTACGGCGTCGGCGTGAAGAACCGGTTGTTCCGCAACGACAGCACGCCGGGCAACGTGAAGTTCACCGAGGTCAGCGCCAAGGCCGGCGTGGGCGCCCCGGGCTGGTCCTGGGCGGCGACCTGGGCCGACGTCGACGGCGACGGCTGGCAGGACCTCTACGTCGTGCGCGGCCGCTACCCCGCCGGCGAGCCGAACCTGATGTACCGCAACAACCACGACGGGACGTTCGCCGAGATCGGCCGCGAGACGGGCCTCAACGACCCGAACTGGGGCCTCGGCGCCGCGTGGGCCGATGTCGACAACGACGGCCGGCTCGACCTCTACCTCTCGAACTACGTCGGCGGCAACAAGCTCTTCCACAACGACGGCAACTGGAAGTTCTCGGACATCACGAAGGTCGCGGGCGTCGACAAGCACGGGTGGGGCAAGGGCCCGACCTTCGCGGACATCAACCACGACGGCAGCCTCGATCTCTACGAGGGCGACTGCAAGGTCGGCAACACCCTCTACGTCAACGACGGCAAGGGCCGCTTCACGGACGTCACCGGCAGGTTCCCGTTCATGGAGCTCGACGGCATCCGGACGAAGGGCACCGCGTTCACCGACCTCGACGGCGACGGCGACATGGACCTGTACGTCGTCACCTGGAACGTGCCGAACCGGGTCTACCGCAACGACCAGAACGACAAGGGCTTCATCAAGGTGCGTCTCGCCGGGACGATCAGCAACCGGATGGCGATCGGCAGCACGGCCCGCGTCTACGATGCCGGGTTCGCCGAGGACCAGAAGCACTTCCGCGGGATGCGCGAGCTGCGCACGGCCACGGGCTTCTGCGCCCAGGAGGGCCAGGAGCTGCACTTCGGCGTGGCCCCGGGCGGGACGTTCGACGTGGTCGTGAACTTCCCGAGCGGCGTGAAGGTCGTCCAGCGCGGCGTCAAGGCCGGCACCGTCCTCGCGATCGAGGAGCCGAACGCCGTCGCGAAGAAGTAG
- a CDS encoding class I SAM-dependent methyltransferase — MQEQKTREPQYEVLLEGFRRHGLHPLGLMASHLWRSDPRHLVFFLARYKFCAKMLAGKGSVLEAGCGDGFALPLLLQTVRSVHAVDFDPILVENARQINAERAGLTFETVDLTEKSPAGTFDAAYSLDVIEHIPIEKERTFLDNLLRPLAPGGTLIVGTPNVHASVHASKWSNEGHVNLKDDRGLRALLEPRFRDVFLFSMNDEVVHTGFAPMAHYLFAIAAGKRDDAG, encoded by the coding sequence ATGCAGGAGCAGAAGACGCGAGAGCCGCAGTACGAGGTCCTGCTGGAGGGGTTCCGCAGGCACGGCCTGCACCCGCTGGGCCTGATGGCCAGCCACCTCTGGCGCAGCGACCCCCGGCACCTGGTCTTCTTCCTGGCGCGCTACAAGTTCTGCGCGAAGATGCTCGCCGGCAAGGGGAGCGTCCTGGAGGCGGGGTGCGGCGACGGCTTCGCGCTGCCGCTGCTGCTGCAGACGGTGCGCTCGGTCCACGCCGTCGACTTCGACCCGATCCTCGTGGAGAACGCGCGGCAGATAAACGCGGAGCGCGCGGGGCTGACCTTCGAGACCGTGGACCTGACAGAGAAGTCCCCGGCGGGGACGTTCGACGCCGCCTATTCGCTGGACGTCATCGAGCACATCCCGATCGAGAAGGAACGGACGTTCCTCGACAACCTCCTGCGCCCGCTCGCGCCCGGCGGGACGCTCATCGTGGGGACGCCGAACGTCCACGCGAGCGTCCACGCCTCGAAGTGGAGCAACGAGGGGCACGTCAACCTCAAGGACGACCGCGGACTGCGCGCGCTGCTCGAGCCGCGTTTCCGCGACGTCTTCCTCTTCTCGATGAACGACGAGGTCGTGCACACGGGCTTCGCGCCGATGGCGCACTACCTCTTCGCGATCGCGGCGGGCAAGCGGGACGATGCCGGCTGA
- a CDS encoding sugar nucleotide-binding protein yields MPAEPATLPSGTPRTAVIGARGFLGTRFLAALRAADPATAGTTRDGAGERMVSLDLAAPDVRPLRLRATGHRAAIICAGVGALVQCERDPAGTRRVNVDGTLELARQLHAEGIVPVFLSSDCVFGGDAAPYADEAAAAPLNEYGRQKAEVERRLREELPGAHLTARLSKGFSLERGSGTLLDDMARRIVAGGFAAADDQVFCPTLAGDTVRAVCALLAAGARGTVNVCSPEGWSWHGLATAMAAALGADPASVRRISIDELGGGVRRPHDIRMLPERLGRETGCRFRDMASCISEVAAAWRGGPA; encoded by the coding sequence ATGCCGGCTGAGCCGGCGACTCTGCCGTCGGGGACCCCCCGGACCGCCGTCATCGGCGCGCGGGGATTCCTCGGCACCAGGTTCCTGGCGGCCCTGCGCGCGGCAGACCCCGCCACCGCCGGCACGACCCGCGACGGCGCCGGCGAGCGCATGGTCTCCCTCGACCTGGCCGCGCCGGACGTCCGCCCGCTGCGTCTTCGCGCCACCGGCCACCGCGCCGCGATCATCTGCGCCGGGGTTGGCGCGCTCGTGCAGTGCGAGCGCGACCCTGCGGGGACACGCCGGGTGAACGTCGACGGCACCCTCGAGCTGGCCCGGCAGCTCCACGCCGAGGGGATCGTGCCCGTCTTCCTTTCGAGCGACTGCGTCTTCGGCGGGGACGCAGCGCCGTACGCCGACGAGGCGGCGGCGGCGCCGCTCAACGAGTACGGGCGGCAGAAGGCCGAGGTCGAGCGGCGGTTGCGCGAGGAGCTGCCCGGCGCGCACCTGACCGCGCGGCTGAGCAAGGGCTTCTCCCTCGAGCGCGGCAGCGGGACGCTCCTCGACGACATGGCGCGCCGTATCGTCGCCGGGGGCTTCGCCGCGGCGGACGACCAGGTCTTCTGCCCCACCCTCGCCGGGGACACGGTGCGCGCGGTCTGCGCGCTGCTCGCCGCCGGCGCGCGGGGGACGGTGAACGTCTGCAGCCCCGAGGGCTGGAGCTGGCACGGCCTGGCGACGGCGATGGCCGCGGCGCTCGGCGCGGACCCCGCGTCGGTGCGGCGCATCTCCATCGACGAGCTCGGCGGCGGCGTGCGGCGCCCCCACGACATCCGCATGCTCCCCGAGCGCCTTGGGCGCGAGACCGGCTGCCGCTTCCGCGACATGGCCTCGTGCATCAGCGAGGTCGCCGCCGCCTGGCGGGGGGGGCCGGCGTGA
- a CDS encoding YfhO family protein — MRAPGTWPRQWGPLALVVLAAALFFAPYLLQGKVFLAGDALYQHVPWGAYAPPGFRAQNTLITDPVNANFAGLYNHQLTSGWPAQWNPYLLTGLPATDVTSMSGAPGRAYPVKLLLHRFLTPTDAFMWGLILHVAAMGAFMYLYLREVGAEIVGALFGAVVYMFNGCVMVWLEFESVPYTAAFLPLLLLFMERTLRPRGLRYGFAGALVLGTMALMGMIQYLIYAGLLAGFYALFLMLRAHLGGQGRAGVLRVAACFAITCAGGALISAVGLLPDLDLIRHSSRVARAFTFSTFFDTLARVPFRYLVTLVFPDFFGSPPLGMGFAPRLPTQEYMNYNELCIYLGVPTLVGVLAALAAPKNAAGRFHLGALAVLLALLTGTVLYYPFFALVPGMDRMNPTRLAFLFMFAGAAAAGLGVSALGRLEGRRRTLFLSGAAALAALGALVAFAGATPGWIRWFDREAAAMPYAIEGLARLRRPFSALILRPLLLLLASVGLGALAVLARDRRARLAGASLLVALLVYDLTGFGWGYNAIVPAEQVYPRTPSIDFLQRQPGPFRVLLDGSRGLLVNTMAPFEIQEVGGYSSFYPERVGKLLSFIRYGQAAFSGARFDRWIVFGGPGPRLFDLLNVRYVLTAPGSAIADPRFRLAHRSDMDIYENLSALPRAFAVHRAVVRPDPDGALAYLGSEAFDMRGEVVLERDPDPAFRAGVGAPTFAPRVATDRYEPDAVALTAELSTAGWLVLTDSWYPGWRAEVDGREVPIERADYAYRAVPLPAGRHAVVFRYVSAPLRRGLALTLAGLFLVGGGLAYVLWRGRRAAAPAPPTASP; from the coding sequence ATGAGGGCGCCCGGCACCTGGCCCCGGCAGTGGGGGCCGCTCGCGCTCGTCGTGCTCGCGGCCGCGCTCTTCTTCGCCCCCTACCTGCTGCAGGGGAAGGTCTTCCTTGCGGGGGACGCCCTCTACCAGCACGTCCCCTGGGGCGCGTACGCCCCGCCCGGCTTCCGCGCGCAGAACACGCTGATCACCGACCCGGTGAACGCCAACTTCGCGGGGCTCTACAACCACCAGCTCACGAGCGGGTGGCCCGCGCAGTGGAACCCGTACCTGCTCACGGGCCTGCCGGCGACCGACGTCACCTCGATGAGCGGCGCGCCCGGGCGCGCCTACCCGGTCAAGCTGCTGCTGCACCGCTTCCTCACGCCCACCGACGCCTTCATGTGGGGGCTCATCCTGCACGTCGCGGCGATGGGCGCCTTCATGTACCTCTACCTGCGGGAGGTCGGCGCGGAGATCGTCGGCGCGCTCTTCGGCGCCGTGGTCTACATGTTCAACGGCTGCGTCATGGTCTGGCTCGAATTCGAGAGCGTCCCCTACACCGCGGCCTTTCTCCCCCTGCTGCTGCTGTTCATGGAGCGCACGCTGCGACCGCGGGGCCTGCGCTACGGCTTCGCCGGGGCGCTCGTGCTGGGGACCATGGCGCTGATGGGCATGATCCAGTACCTCATCTACGCCGGCCTGCTCGCCGGCTTCTACGCGCTGTTCCTCATGCTGCGGGCGCACCTCGGCGGGCAGGGGCGCGCGGGGGTCCTGCGCGTCGCCGCCTGCTTCGCGATCACCTGCGCGGGCGGCGCGCTGATCTCGGCCGTCGGGCTGCTGCCGGACCTCGACCTCATCCGGCACAGCAGCCGCGTCGCGCGCGCCTTCACGTTCTCGACGTTCTTCGACACGCTTGCGCGCGTCCCCTTCCGCTACCTGGTGACCCTGGTCTTCCCCGACTTCTTCGGCAGCCCGCCGCTGGGCATGGGGTTCGCGCCGCGGCTGCCGACGCAGGAGTACATGAACTACAACGAGCTGTGCATCTACCTCGGCGTCCCGACGCTGGTGGGCGTGCTCGCCGCGCTCGCCGCGCCCAAGAACGCGGCCGGGCGCTTCCACCTCGGCGCGCTCGCCGTGCTGCTCGCGCTGCTCACGGGCACCGTGCTCTACTATCCGTTCTTCGCGCTCGTGCCGGGGATGGACCGGATGAACCCCACGCGCCTGGCGTTCCTCTTCATGTTCGCGGGCGCCGCCGCCGCCGGCCTCGGCGTCTCCGCGCTCGGGCGGCTCGAGGGCAGGCGCCGGACGCTCTTTCTCTCCGGCGCCGCCGCCCTGGCGGCGCTCGGCGCCCTGGTCGCGTTCGCCGGCGCCACCCCGGGCTGGATCCGCTGGTTCGACCGCGAGGCGGCGGCCATGCCGTACGCGATCGAAGGGCTCGCGCGCCTGCGCCGCCCCTTCTCGGCGCTGATCCTGCGGCCCCTCCTCCTGCTGCTGGCCTCCGTGGGCCTCGGCGCCCTGGCGGTCCTCGCGCGGGACCGGCGCGCCCGCCTCGCCGGTGCCTCCCTGCTCGTCGCGCTGCTCGTCTACGACCTGACCGGCTTCGGCTGGGGGTACAACGCGATCGTGCCGGCTGAGCAGGTCTACCCGCGCACGCCCTCGATCGACTTCCTCCAGCGGCAGCCCGGCCCCTTCCGCGTGCTGCTCGACGGCAGCCGCGGTCTGCTCGTGAACACGATGGCCCCGTTCGAGATCCAGGAGGTCGGGGGGTACAGCAGCTTCTACCCGGAGCGGGTCGGGAAGCTCCTGTCCTTCATCCGCTACGGCCAGGCCGCCTTCTCCGGCGCGCGCTTCGACCGCTGGATCGTCTTCGGGGGCCCGGGTCCGCGGCTCTTCGACCTGCTCAACGTCCGCTACGTGCTGACAGCCCCCGGGAGCGCGATCGCCGACCCCCGGTTCCGGCTCGCGCACCGCAGCGACATGGATATCTACGAGAACCTGTCAGCCCTGCCGCGCGCCTTCGCGGTGCACCGCGCCGTTGTCCGCCCGGACCCCGACGGCGCGCTCGCGTACCTTGGCAGCGAAGCCTTCGACATGCGCGGCGAGGTGGTCCTCGAGCGCGACCCGGACCCGGCCTTCCGCGCCGGCGTCGGCGCCCCGACCTTCGCGCCCCGCGTCGCGACGGATCGCTACGAGCCCGACGCCGTGGCGTTGACGGCGGAGCTCTCAACGGCGGGGTGGCTCGTCCTCACCGACTCCTGGTATCCGGGCTGGCGCGCCGAGGTCGACGGGAGGGAGGTCCCCATCGAGCGCGCCGACTACGCGTACCGCGCGGTGCCGCTGCCGGCCGGTCGGCACGCGGTGGTCTTCCGCTACGTGTCGGCGCCCCTGCGCCGCGGACTGGCGCTGACGCTCGCCGGCCTGTTCCTCGTTGGCGGCGGGCTGGCGTACGTGCTCTGGCGCGGTCGGCGCGCGGCCGCGCCGGCGCCGCCTACTGCCAGCCCCTGA
- a CDS encoding glycosyltransferase, producing MLTDPLQHRHEITVAITCYNEAEFIGDTIDTVVAALRQAGRDFEVIVIDDCSRDDSVAVIERTIARHPGESIRLYRNATNQGLASNFVNGAFLGSGRYYRLCCGDNAESLESLVTLFSHVGAADLVIPYQLQENVEGKTRLRKTISRTFTFLVNAISGYRLKYYNALPIYLRYHVMRFAPVTYGFGFQADVITRLLGEGVTYAQIDHRSHDRKVGRSTALSLRNLLSVMHTLLEIVFRRVRAVLFRKSIPRPREVFPGPPPPAGGGATGRPGRT from the coding sequence ATGCTGACCGACCCGCTGCAGCACCGGCACGAGATCACGGTCGCCATCACCTGCTACAACGAGGCCGAGTTCATCGGCGACACGATCGACACCGTCGTGGCGGCGCTGCGCCAGGCGGGGCGCGACTTCGAGGTCATCGTCATCGACGACTGCTCCCGGGACGACTCGGTCGCGGTCATCGAGCGGACGATCGCGCGCCACCCGGGGGAGAGCATCCGGCTGTACCGCAACGCGACGAACCAGGGGCTGGCGTCCAATTTCGTCAACGGCGCGTTCCTGGGCAGCGGCAGGTACTACCGGCTCTGCTGCGGCGACAACGCGGAGAGCCTCGAGTCGCTGGTGACGCTCTTCTCCCACGTCGGCGCCGCGGACCTGGTCATCCCCTACCAGCTGCAGGAGAACGTCGAGGGCAAGACGCGGCTGCGCAAGACGATCTCGCGGACGTTCACCTTCCTCGTCAACGCCATCAGCGGCTACCGGCTCAAGTACTACAACGCGCTGCCGATCTACCTGCGCTACCACGTCATGCGCTTCGCGCCGGTCACCTACGGCTTCGGCTTCCAGGCCGACGTGATCACCCGCCTGCTGGGCGAGGGGGTGACCTACGCGCAGATCGACCACCGCTCGCACGACCGCAAGGTCGGCCGGTCCACGGCGCTGTCGCTGCGCAACCTGCTCTCGGTCATGCACACGCTCCTCGAGATCGTCTTCCGGCGCGTGCGCGCCGTCCTCTTCCGCAAGAGCATCCCGCGGCCGCGCGAGGTCTTCCCCGGGCCGCCGCCCCCGGCGGGGGGGGGCGCGACGGGGCGGCCCGGGCGCACATGA
- a CDS encoding zinc-binding dehydrogenase: protein MKAAILVESKKPLVVADIALPERLECGQVLVRIHRSGICGAQIGEIDAVKGPDKFLPHLLGHEGGGVVEEIGPGVRHVKPGDHVVLHWRKGPGIDSAAPKYRWGDRTVNAGWVTTFQERAVVSENRVTAIAPDIEFEVAALMGCAVTTAMGVLTNDAALKPGESLAVCGVGGVGLNVVQGAALMAAWPIIAIDRVEAKLAMAARFGATHTINSEKQNVLEEIRRIAGPEGADVIVETTGLPRIIEEAYEATSPRGRTILVGVPKGKEKITIYSLPLHFEKVLKGTEGGRTQPARDIPRYLNLYRRGKLQLKELITHHFPLERINDALDLIRAGGAGRVIIDM from the coding sequence CACCGCAGCGGCATCTGCGGCGCGCAGATCGGCGAGATCGACGCGGTGAAGGGACCCGACAAGTTCCTGCCGCACCTGCTCGGGCACGAGGGCGGCGGCGTGGTCGAGGAGATCGGCCCCGGCGTGCGCCACGTCAAGCCGGGCGACCACGTCGTGCTGCACTGGCGCAAGGGGCCGGGGATCGACTCCGCGGCGCCGAAGTACCGCTGGGGCGACCGGACGGTGAACGCCGGCTGGGTCACGACCTTCCAGGAGCGCGCGGTGGTCTCGGAGAACCGGGTGACGGCGATCGCCCCCGACATCGAATTCGAGGTCGCCGCCCTGATGGGCTGCGCGGTGACGACGGCGATGGGCGTGCTCACGAACGACGCCGCGCTCAAGCCCGGCGAGTCGCTCGCGGTCTGCGGCGTCGGCGGCGTCGGCCTGAACGTGGTGCAGGGCGCGGCGCTGATGGCGGCCTGGCCGATCATCGCCATCGACCGCGTCGAGGCCAAGCTCGCGATGGCCGCGCGGTTCGGGGCGACGCACACGATCAACTCGGAGAAGCAGAACGTCCTCGAGGAGATCCGCCGCATCGCCGGTCCCGAGGGCGCGGACGTCATCGTCGAGACCACGGGGCTGCCGCGCATCATCGAGGAGGCCTACGAGGCGACCTCGCCGCGCGGGCGCACGATCCTCGTCGGCGTGCCCAAGGGCAAGGAGAAGATCACGATCTACTCGCTGCCCCTGCACTTCGAGAAGGTGCTCAAGGGCACCGAGGGCGGCCGCACCCAGCCCGCGCGCGACATCCCGCGCTACCTCAATCTCTACCGCCGCGGGAAGCTGCAGCTCAAGGAGCTGATCACCCACCACTTCCCGCTGGAGCGCATCAACGACGCGCTCGACCTCATCCGCGCCGGGGGCGCGGGACGGGTCATCATCGACATGTGA